One window of Corynebacterium accolens genomic DNA carries:
- a CDS encoding glutaredoxin family protein: MSQHLVELMVRPTCGSCKRVKEQITPVIQAAGAQLEVRNVEDSRELEMEFGDRVPVVVIDGEEFACWEVDNEELAAELR, encoded by the coding sequence ATGTCCCAGCATCTAGTCGAGCTCATGGTGCGCCCCACCTGCGGTTCCTGCAAACGGGTAAAAGAGCAGATTACCCCCGTTATCCAGGCGGCCGGCGCCCAGCTGGAAGTGCGCAACGTGGAAGACAGCCGCGAGCTCGAGATGGAATTCGGTGACCGCGTTCCCGTTGTAGTGATAGACGGGGAAGAGTTCGCCTGCTGGGAAGTCGATAACGAAGAGCTAGCTGCCGAGCTGCGCTGA
- a CDS encoding HAD family hydrolase gives MSAIPPPGFPESPRDFLANWTASRGNLRNFLENQALAPLGEEEQRAAGEAAAAAALEEFGLELEDFASGIASVSGSYDAAGSPRITDQDPDVPVDVGAAAFFDVDNTLVQGSSLVEFGFGLARRRYIRISEILPVAWKQLKFRLSGAENAKDVAAGRAQALEFVKGRSVDELIDLCEEIVEASLARRAYPGTTQLAEMHLAAGQQVWLVTATPVQLAQVLARRFGFTGALGTVAEVEDGKFTGRLVGDILHGPGKKHAVAALATIEGLDLDRCTAYSDSANDMPMLTMVGTPVAINPDRKLRNIAEERGWIVRDYRSIRRAIRTYGLPALVTAAFSYGSWRYFRK, from the coding sequence GTGTCCGCTATACCTCCCCCCGGATTCCCCGAATCTCCCCGCGACTTTTTGGCCAATTGGACGGCCTCGCGCGGCAATCTGCGCAACTTCTTAGAAAACCAGGCGCTGGCCCCCTTGGGCGAGGAAGAACAACGCGCCGCAGGTGAGGCGGCCGCTGCCGCCGCTTTAGAGGAATTCGGGCTCGAGCTCGAGGACTTTGCCTCCGGCATCGCCTCCGTCTCCGGCTCTTACGACGCCGCAGGCTCCCCGCGCATCACGGACCAAGATCCGGACGTCCCCGTCGATGTGGGTGCCGCCGCCTTTTTCGACGTGGACAATACCCTCGTTCAGGGTTCCTCCTTGGTGGAATTCGGCTTTGGGCTCGCCCGCCGGCGCTATATCCGCATCTCTGAGATACTCCCGGTTGCCTGGAAGCAACTTAAATTCCGCCTCTCCGGCGCGGAGAACGCAAAAGACGTTGCCGCCGGTCGCGCGCAGGCCTTGGAGTTTGTCAAGGGCCGCAGCGTAGATGAGCTCATCGATCTCTGCGAGGAAATCGTCGAAGCCTCCCTGGCCCGCCGCGCATACCCCGGCACCACACAGCTCGCTGAGATGCACCTGGCCGCCGGCCAACAGGTGTGGCTGGTTACCGCTACCCCAGTCCAGCTCGCCCAGGTCTTGGCGCGTCGCTTTGGCTTTACCGGCGCCCTCGGCACCGTCGCGGAGGTAGAAGACGGCAAGTTCACCGGCCGCCTGGTGGGCGATATCCTCCACGGTCCGGGCAAGAAGCACGCCGTGGCCGCCCTCGCTACCATCGAGGGGCTCGATCTGGACCGGTGCACCGCCTACTCCGATTCCGCGAACGATATGCCGATGCTCACCATGGTGGGCACCCCCGTGGCCATCAACCCGGACCGCAAGCTGCGTAACATCGCAGAAGAGCGCGGTTGGATCGTCCGCGATTACCGCTCCATCCGCCGCGCCATCCGCACCTACGGCCTTCCAGCGCTTGTCACGGCCGCCTTTTCCTATGGCAGCTGGCGCTATTTCCGGAAGTAG
- a CDS encoding DoxX family protein → MGSLAVFGTYLLAIVLIGDAVLSVKPPKFISRCLRGVNFPQDWWWALIGIKALAALGLIVGAVLNNPSITATVSVGVLGYFIFAIIAHIKANFVGKEFWVNCLGMTALSAVVLVFNVAATG, encoded by the coding sequence GTGGGGTCTTTAGCTGTCTTTGGTACGTATCTTTTAGCCATCGTTTTGATCGGCGATGCCGTGCTTTCTGTGAAGCCGCCCAAGTTCATTAGTCGCTGCCTTAGAGGGGTCAATTTTCCTCAAGACTGGTGGTGGGCGCTTATCGGAATTAAGGCGCTGGCCGCGCTTGGATTGATCGTCGGAGCCGTTTTGAATAACCCGTCGATTACAGCCACTGTCTCAGTCGGCGTACTTGGTTACTTTATTTTCGCCATCATCGCTCATATCAAGGCGAACTTCGTAGGTAAGGAGTTCTGGGTAAATTGTCTCGGGATGACGGCTCTTAGTGCGGTTGTTCTGGTGTTCAACGTCGCGGCGACGGGGTAG
- a CDS encoding 30S ribosomal protein bS22 yields MGSVIKKRRKRMSKKKHRKMLRRTRVQRRKLGK; encoded by the coding sequence ATGGGTTCTGTCATCAAGAAGCGCCGCAAGCGCATGTCCAAGAAGAAGCACCGCAAGATGCTGCGCCGCACCCGCGTGCAGCGTCGTAAGTTGGGTAAGTAA
- a CDS encoding helix-turn-helix domain-containing protein: MANEEKGTFLTIAEVAEIMRVSKMTVYRLVHAGEMPAVRVGRSFRVHESAVNEYLEASVYGA; the protein is encoded by the coding sequence ATGGCAAATGAAGAAAAAGGAACCTTTCTGACCATCGCGGAGGTCGCTGAAATCATGCGCGTCTCCAAGATGACTGTCTACCGTTTGGTTCACGCAGGCGAAATGCCGGCAGTCCGCGTCGGACGCTCTTTCCGCGTTCACGAGTCCGCCGTCAACGAGTACCTCGAGGCATCCGTTTACGGAGCGTAG
- the proC gene encoding pyrroline-5-carboxylate reductase: MTKIAILGGGQIGEALTSGLVESGFNASDITVTNRTASRGEELKSNYGVNVTTDNAEAVDGADYIFASVKPYAILDLLGEINPAKDAVVVSMAAGLTLEALQAAAGEGVPVVRVMPNTPMLVRRGMCTCAAGEHVTEAQMQGVTELLEAVGEVAVIPEKNIDAATALAGSSPAYFFLVAEALVDAGVQLGLPRDIAEKLAAQAAAGAGDMLANSGRSATQLRAGVTSPGGTTAAAVRELEESGLRGAFYRAAEACSDKAKELG; this comes from the coding sequence ATGACAAAGATTGCAATTTTAGGTGGAGGACAAATCGGTGAGGCTTTGACCTCGGGTCTTGTGGAATCGGGCTTTAATGCCTCCGATATCACGGTGACTAACCGCACGGCCTCCCGCGGTGAAGAACTCAAGAGCAACTATGGCGTTAATGTCACGACGGATAACGCCGAGGCGGTGGACGGCGCGGACTATATCTTCGCGTCCGTCAAGCCTTACGCCATCTTGGACCTGCTGGGCGAGATTAACCCGGCCAAGGACGCCGTGGTGGTCTCTATGGCTGCTGGGCTGACGCTGGAGGCCCTGCAGGCCGCTGCGGGCGAGGGCGTGCCGGTTGTGCGCGTTATGCCCAATACGCCGATGCTGGTACGCCGCGGGATGTGCACCTGCGCCGCCGGCGAGCACGTCACTGAGGCCCAGATGCAGGGCGTGACGGAGCTGCTCGAGGCCGTTGGTGAGGTTGCGGTCATTCCGGAGAAGAATATCGACGCCGCGACCGCCCTGGCGGGTTCCTCGCCGGCGTACTTTTTCCTCGTGGCAGAGGCGCTTGTCGATGCCGGCGTGCAGCTCGGCCTCCCCCGCGATATCGCCGAAAAGCTCGCCGCCCAGGCGGCTGCCGGCGCGGGCGATATGCTGGCCAACTCGGGCCGCTCGGCAACGCAGCTGCGCGCAGGCGTGACCTCGCCAGGCGGCACCACCGCCGCGGCCGTGCGCGAGCTGGAAGAGTCCGGCCTGCGCGGTGCGTTCTACCGCGCCGCCGAGGCATGCTCCGATAAGGCTAAGGAGCTGGGGTAG